In a single window of the Schistocerca americana isolate TAMUIC-IGC-003095 chromosome X, iqSchAmer2.1, whole genome shotgun sequence genome:
- the LOC124555275 gene encoding peroxisomal biogenesis factor 3 encodes MSSVLSFLWRHKRKFLIGGAVIGSAVLATRYCVRSILNLQEAKARELIEQSKKRQHFEKTERTCTETISSLISSFHDSVDRILDSQGIVNKLKTSPANKIELWEELKILVFARVCLIVYGAVILNIILRVQINVIGGYLYRSATNKLEFPLSGSLQEEYLSLCRNFLNNGMEELGNLIVQKVKDVVGPVNLDKKVDVEQIRRWLWTIQSAIEIERSDPVLCHLGSSLKTTQEAQVFQEMLNDTIDIISSSDVHTLSSNLVWEGFQYSIERIRESFEPLTQTSFGNKGFQQLFVTKPRVGFFKPMANALASINSVTQAPSSSDASNSFMHFLMSDEGLKIFGANVYEAFCEP; translated from the coding sequence ATGTCATCTGTGCTGTCCTTCTTGTGGCGCCACAAACGAAAATTTTTGATTGGAGGTGCCGTAATTGGCAGTGCAGTATTAGCAACCCGTTATTGTGTACGTAGTATTCTCAATTTGCAGGAGGCCAAAGCAAGAGAGTTAATAGAACAGTCAAAAAAGCGGCAGCACTTTGAAAAAACTGAGCGCACCTGTACTGAGACAATCAGTTCCTTAATTTCATCATTTCATGATTCTGTCGATCGCATTCTGGACAGTCAAGGAATTGTCAACAAGCTTAAAACTTCCCCAGCTAATAAAATTGAGTTGTGGGAAGAACTTAAAATTTTAGTCTTTGCTCGAGTATGTCTTATTGTATATGGCGCcgtaatattaaatattattttacgcGTGCAAATAAATGTGATTGGGGGATATTTGTACCGAAGTGCAACGAACAAACTTGAGTTTCCTTTGTCCGGGAGCCTGCAAGAAGAGTATTTGTCATTGTGCCGAAATTTCTTAAACAATGGAATGGAAGAACTTGGTAACTTGATAGTGCAGAAAGTGAAGGATGTAGTCGGCCCAGTAAATTTGGATAAAAAAGTTGACGTTGAACAGATACGGCGATGGCTGTGGACTATCCAGTCAGCTATTGAGATTGAGCGCAGTGATCCAGTATTATGTCACCTGGGTTCATCTTTAAAGACAACTCAGGAGGCACAGGTTTTCCAAGAAATGTTAAACGATACAATTGATATCATATCAAGTAGTGATGTGCATACACTTTCATCAAATCTAGTATGGGAAGGATTTCAATATAGTATTGAAAGAATCAGAGAAAGCTTTGAACCATTGACTCAGACGTCTTTCGGTAACAAAGGTtttcaacaattatttgtcactaaaCCAAGGGTTGGGTTTTTTAAACCTATGGCTAATGCGCTCGCAAGTATCAACAGTGTAACTCAAGCCCCAAGTTCCTCAGATGCGTCTAACAGCTTCATGCATTTTCTCATGAGTGATGAGGGTCTGAAGATTTTTGGAGCAAATGTGTATGAAGCATTCTGTGAGCCATAA